A window of Hordeum vulgare subsp. vulgare chromosome 5H, MorexV3_pseudomolecules_assembly, whole genome shotgun sequence genomic DNA:
gaaagacgaataatgacttatttattaagattgcaccctagatagtatttttattaaacgtttaacagataaaataatatcatatttaaattctacatatttttctaatcaaattccatgtataatatgttaaatttggagttacggtttaaaatatatgagtattttaagaaatatttaatatatattacgagtttaatgtcataaacagtaaggactcttttgtaaaatcacctcggtgggttttccgacggaagcgatagcctctttattattaggtaaagactagcaaaagggcccgtgcgttgcaaccggagaaaaaaataccacacgcttttaatatttttataattattttgatttattaaaataataagctaaccaactaatgtagtcagtcctattctattttgttgagaaatcaacccatccattgttaattccaccatgatgagaaattaagcacgacaagcaaagcaaaacaaagaggctacgtgaattgatcaatgaaatgttttcttatttcactcatggggtagagaatgtgggattagATGACAACCTGAAGGCGGTGTTCCATTCTctatctctacaacaatacaatcttacattcaatgcaTTCATTCATCACCAAACAAATCccaacaaaacaaaatttcttatcggtgcttggcacacggttggaggcatggggaggagatctcaccagatgatgggtTCCTGCTGgatgaggggatacgatgaggggagcaagggttaggcaccTCTATCTGgtcataaggagtcgtcgttgccgcgccataacctcggagttccccgtgtgagccatggagacccgcctccacctgcaagtacttcgctccgccgcgccgccgccgttctgcatcgagcagacacaTCATCCCCAATCACTGTAGCTGTctagttgatttgatccagaagctgtgctcgagcgccgaaacgggggcagcaagcgggcagaggtaagaccgccgaggcgggtgggttgagatcgacaacagtggtggttgaggtcagccgcggcggcgagtggtgtggcagcggcctggacacacgccagggtggaccagggtcgacgcgatgcgctcgagcgccgcaacgggggcggtgagcggggagaggtacggacgcagaggcgggtgggttgagatcggcagcggtggcggttgaggtcggccgtggcggcgagtggtgtggcggcggcctgggcatagGCCAGGGTGGCCGAGGGTCGACCGGAGGAGGCGATACGTACGTGTATAATTTTTGTagtgaatcgttttttccttttgcgttgcagataaatgatggagcgccggttgaataacaaaaattacaggggcttttttataaaaatgccgtggtgggttttccgacggaagcaatagcctctttactattaggtaaagatagcaaaaggacccgtgcgttgcaacgggaaaaaaatAATACCACACATTTTTAATTAAAGAATTTAGAGAAAGAAAttaaaggaaagagagagagtaGTAGTGCACAACCCATTAGGCCTGCCAAGGCCCAGCCTTACCCATTCCTAAATTCCCTAACCTAGCCCGATCCCcagccccctcctctcctccaccccGTGCCGCTAGGGGAGAGAGCCCCAGTGGATCCCCAATCTCCCCGACTACCCCTTCCAATGGCGCCGACACTTCcctcctcctctgctcctccaccgcctcccacCTCTGCACCTCGTGACCGCCTCCCATGGTGTGCTTCTGCGAGGTCGGCCTACGGGGCCATTGTGGAGGGTTGCTGGAGACTGGGGGCGACGGGGCCAGCTCCAGTGCCCGAGCGCCAGCCGGTACTCCTACCCCCGGtctcctctcttttctctccCCCCCATGGTGCTTCTTGCGTCTCCGGCAAGCCTTACCCCATCAGTTGCCTGAATCCTCTAACCCCGACGCCCCACCTCCACCTATGCATCGCCGATGCCAACCCCTTTCCTTCGCCCCTAACCCCCTCTGTCTCGCGGCTCCACCTCTGTTCGTGTCATTCCAATTTATTCTTCTCGAATTTGTTCCTCTGTTGATTTCTGTTGCCTCTTGTAAAATCACCAAGGCGCATGTATATAAAGTGATGAAATTATCTGTGAAGTATCCATGTGGGATTATGAGGGCAGAAGCGATATCCCTCTCGTGCTTTTTTTGTCAGCCCAGATGTGTTTCTCTTATCCAATGCCATAGGGGGCTCTCTGCAAAAATTAAACGTTTTCCTGTTCGTAACACATAAAAAGGTACTGCGGGTTTAATTACCTAAAAGACAGTGGCTTTTTTAAAAAACGgcagcggtgggttttccgacggaagcaatagcctctttattattaggtaaagactagcaaaagggcccgtgcgttgcaacgggagaaaaaacaccacacgcttttaatctttttataatcattttgatttattaaaataataagttaactaactaatgtactcactcctatcctattttgttgagaaatcaacctgtccattgttaattccaccatgatgagaaattgagcgggacaagcaaagcaaaacaatgaggctacgtgaattgatcaatggactgttatcttatttcactcatggggtagaaatgtgggatcagatgataaactgaaggtggtgttccattctctatctctacaacaatacaatcttacattcaatacattcattcatcggcAAACAAATCccaacaaaacaaaatttcttgccggtgcttggcacacggttggaggcatggggaggggatctcaccagatgatgagttcctgccggaggaggggatacgatgaggggagcaagggttaggcgcctctatctggccataaggagtcaccgttgtcgcgccataacctcggagttccccgtgtgagccatggaggcccgcctccacctgcaagtacttcgctccgccgcgccgccgccgttttgcatcgagcagacgcatcatccccagtcactgaagctgtcgcgttgatttgatccaaaaGTTGTGCTCGagtgccgaaacgggggcagcaagcgagcAGAGGTACGGCcatggaggcgggtgggttgagatcgacaacagtggtggttgaggccggccgcggcggcgagtggtgtggcagcggcctgggcacacgccagggtggaccagggtcgacgcgatgctctcgagcgccgcaacgggggcagtgagcggggagaggtacggccgcggaggcgggtgggttgagatcgacagcagtggcagttgaggtcggccgcggcggcgagtggtgtggcgacgGCATGGGTACAGGCGAGGGTGACccacggtcgacgggaggaggcgatgcgtacgggtataatttttgcagcgaatcggtttttccttttgcgttgcagataaatgatggagcgcgggttgaataacaaaaattacaggggctttttttataaaaataccgcggtggattttccgacgaaagcaatagccgctttattattagactagcaaaagggcccgtgcgttgcaacgggagaaaaaaataccacacgtttttaatctttttataatcattttgatttattaaaataataagctaactaactactgtagtcagtcctatcctattttattgagaaatcaacacgtccattgttaattccaccatgatgagaaattgagcgggacaatcaAAGCAAaagaaagaggctacgtgaattgatcaatggactgttatgttatttcactcatgggttagagaatgtgggatcagatgacaaactgaaggtggtgttccattctccgtCTCtagaacaatacaatcttacattcaatacattcattcatcagcaaacaaatccccacaaaacaaaatttcttaccggtgcttggcacacggttggaggcatggggaggggatctcgccagatgatgagttcctgccggaggaggggatacgatgaggggagcaagggttaggcgcctatatctggccataaggagtcgccgttgccgcgccataacctcggagttcccagtgtgaaccatggaggcccgcctccacctgcaagtacttcgctccgccgcgccttatccgcgcgccgccgcagtTCTGCAtctagcagacgcatcatcccgagTCACTGTAGctatcgcgttgatttgatccagaagctgtgcaagagtgccgaaacgggggcagcaagcgggcagaggtacggccgcggaggcgggtgggttgagatcgacaacagtggtggttgaggtcggccgtggcggtgagtggtgtggcagcggcctgggcacaggccagggtggaccagggtcgacgcgatgcgctcgagcgccgcaacgggggaagTGAGCAgggagaggtacagccgcggaggcgggtgggttgagatcggcaacgGTGCCGgtagaggtcggccgcggcggcgagtggtgtggcggtggCCTGGGCACAAgctagggtggcccagggtcgacgggaggaggcgatgcgtacgggtataatttttttgcagcgaatcatttttttcttttgcgttgcagataaatgatggagcgcgggttgaataacaaaaattacagggccttttttataaaaatgccgcgatgggtttttcgacggaagcgatagccgctttattattactagcaaaagggcttgtgcgttgcaacgggagaaaaaaaaccatacgcttttaatttttttataatcattttgatttattaaaataatgatggagcgtgggttgaataacaaaaattacaggggctttttttataaaaatagcacggtgggttttccgacggaagcaatagccggaaCGCTACGCATCCGCTGGATGATTTCTAAAAATTATCCGTCACCTAGCTAGCCGTCGGATGGCGATCTAACGCCCTGCATCCCCGCCGCATGGTTCTGAAACGACGCTCGAGTTgcggaaactttcgctttgttgcaagaaataaactttggatctgttaattcctgaaacaacggtcgagtttcagaaacaatttgcttgttgcaggatttttttcttcgtttttgcgggagaattttttgcaacaagggtCATGTTTCAGGAAATTTTGCAACAAAGCTCAAGTTGCAGAACCACTACCTaggcggcggggcggccggcgagcggcGAGCTCTAGGCgacggggcggccggcgagctctggccggcggggcggccggcgagctcttggcggcggggcggggcggccggcgagctctagcCGGCGGGGCGGCTGGCGAGCTCTAggcggcgaggcggccggcggcggggcgacCGGCGAGCTCTTCCCGTGGAAGCCGTCGTCGCCATGCCTGGGTCCCTCGTTCTGCAACTACTTCCAAGTTGCAGAAACAATGGAGTTGTTTTAGGAAACGGGTCATGGCTCGTCCGCCCGGCCACGTGGCGAATAAAGGAGACGGTGGACGCGAAATCAGGATCCGTCGGTTGAAAAGTAACGTTTCCCCTTTATTATTAGGGGTATGGGTATAGATATAGATTAATAATTATAATTATTATAAGTAAAGATTTTGTAAAATTAACTTGACACAAATTTAATACGTACAGTAAAAATAtatcggagggagtagtataatttgatcccggctacggctccacgcCTCCACCTCGAGATATTTCCCCGCCTTTTTCCCACCATCTTGTCTGCACACGCTACATACACATGATACCGACTCAGGTGCCCCACCATGACAGCCCGCACCCGGGCCCGCACTCCAGTACGATTGAAAGCCGTGAGTggattttttcttttttgaaataAAACCGTGTTCCTGGACTGCTTCAATGATACAGGTGGGCCCGCTAGTCAGGCGAGCCTAGGAGGGAATGTCAACTGAAAAAAAAGGCGAGCCTAGGATAAGCACGCCCCATGACGTCATCCTCCTCTCTTCTTGTAGCAGCAGTACTCCAGAATGCAGATAGTGGCGGCAATAAGAATTGACAAAAGCGCGCGGCCAGAGTTAGGAAGAAAGGTTCGACAGCGAGataaggagagagagggggcgcgCGGGGACCTCCGTGTCAGTCTTGGGCGGCGGTAGAGTCGTCGGCGCGGGGGCGATGGAGAGGGGGACGATGGGCGATGTGCCGGTGATGCTCGACGGCGACCGTTACGAGCTGGTCCGCAGCATCGGATCCGGCAACTTCGGCGTCGCCCGCCTCATGCGCAACCGCGCCTCCGGCGAGCTCGTCGCCGTCAAGTACATCGACCGCGGCGAGAAGGTACCACCTCCAAACCGCATCGGCCACCACGCTTCGATTATTTATTCCCAGTTTCCCGCACGCGCACGCCGAACCAAGAGCCATGGCTTTTGATACTACTATTCATTACAAGTTTGATGCGTGCGTGTGCGCGCGCAGATCGACGAGAACGTGCAGAGGGAGATCATCAACCACAGGTCGCTGCGGCACCCCAACATCATCCGGTTCAAGGAGGTGAGCATACGATCGGTGGTACAATCGCCTTGGCTTGCAGTATCGATCCTTGGACGGTTATATGTGGACTCTGGTGGAATGATGCGAGGAACAAACTCTGTCTTTCTGTGTGTTTGCTGCTCTTCAGGTTATTCTGACGCCGACGCATCTCGCCATCGTCATGGAGTACGCCTCCGGCGGGGAGCTCTTCGACCGCATCTGCACCGCCGGTCGATTCAGCGTCGACGAGGTATCTCTCCCGACTCAAGATTTGTATGTATGACGGCACAGTTGTCGTTTTTGTTAACTCAGTTCATGTGTGTGTATGTTCAGGCTCGCTTCTTTTTCCAGCAACTGATATCTGGAGTTAGCTACTGCCATTCAATGGTATGATTGGTATCAGCCAGCTGTTACCCGAATTATATATACTACTACCACATGATTGCACCTTTCTATGTAGTTTTCTGTGCAATTGACGACATGAATctgttgtattcgtcaagcaagtGTGCCATCGTGACTTAAAGCTCGAGAACACTCTGCTGGATGGAAGCACCACCCCTCGCCTCAAGATATGCGACTTCGGTTATTCCAAGGTATTCTGTGCTATTAATCAATCTGGTGGAGCGGTGCCTGACTGCTTGCTTATGTGAACCATCTTACACCAGAAATTTGTGATGGATACCAGATCTTTAAAAGATTTACACCAGAAATTCCTCTCTAATTTACAGTCATCAGTTCTTCATTCTCAACCAAAGTCAACTGTTGGAACTCCGGCATACATTGCCCCTGAAGTTCTGATCAAGAAAGAATACGATGGCAAGGTATGCGTCCACCTTGGCGCTTTCAAATCAAGTTTAAACCGTCTCATGCATACTCTGCCAACATCATGCATACTCTGCCAACATCTGCTGCCTAACTTGAATCATTTTGGTCGGCCACAAAAGCTTTACTTGCTTTATGAATCTTCCGTCCACCTTTCTTTGGCATGAGTAGTTCATGGTCTTGAGGAGCAACCATTTAAAGTACTTCTCAatctaaaaaaaaaagtaaaaaaacatttGAAGTACTTCCTGTTCTCTGCTCAAGCACTAATAATTTGTCTCTGAATGGAGATTGCCGATGTGTGGTCAtgtggcgtaaccctttacgtgaTGTTGGTTGGCGCCTACCCTTTCGAGGATCCAGAAAATCCCAAGAATTTCAAAATGACAATTCAGGTATGCCGCCAGCCGTTGGCTTAGCAATTCCACTAGTTGCAGTCAGATGACCAAACAGCTAAACACCAAGCACAATTTTCAGAAAATATTAGGCGTTCAGTACTCGATTCCGGACTATATTCACATACCCATGGACTGCCGGAACCTTCTCTCAAGGATCTTTGTTGCCAACCCAGCTACGGTGAGTGCTCACTCACTCCATCGACACACACACGGTTTCACCCGTTCCGCTCTCAGGAATCAGGATAACGCCTGTGCTATTTGAGCTTGCAGAGGATCACCATACCTGAGATAAAGAACCACCCATGGTTCCTCAAGAACCTCCCAGCTGACCTCATGGACGGTCCCACGGTGAGCAACCAGTATGAGGAGCCTGACCAACCGATGCAGAACATGAACGAGATCATGCAGATAATGGCAGAGGCCACCATACCGGCGGCCAGCGCCCTCGGAATCAACAAGTTCCTGCCTGACGGCCTTGACCTCGACGACGATATGGATGACCTGGACTCGGACCTCGATATCGACATGGACAGCAGCGGGGAGATAGTATACGCCATGTAGTAAACTTGTGAATATCTGTATGTGCAGAAGCGGTGTTTGCGATCTTCCACCTTGTTTGTTTCTTGAACACGCACCAGATTGTTGAGTGGCATTTTGTGTTAAGAAGAGTGTAGAAATGTACATCGAGAGGTTTGTATTCAGGCTACTGCTTGAGTCTGAAATTGGTGTTGCTGCTGATTGTGTAGCATGTGTTGTCTAACAAAATATGTTGGGGTTTCCTGTAATCTCTAGTTGATAAAAGGGAGTATTCACCCGAAATCGCTGGATGAACAATGCTGTATTATACGTGTACTTTGTGGTGCAACGCCAGCTCTGCCCGCGGCCCCTGAGACTGCACTCCGCCTATACAATGCAAGGACTGGCCCTAACATGGGCCCGACACCTGGTCCTTTGTTGATCGATTGCTAACAACCGAACGAATAGAGTATCAACCGCTGTTCGATGCTGTGTATATGTGATTAGAGCGGGTGGTCAGAAAGGTTTTTATCCAAGACGGATGACGGCACAATCTTCTGATCGGTCCACCTCTTCATAGTCTTGTTCTCATCTGACTTCACTGTTGtcaagatgtcatatttatacttTGTATACAAATAATATCAATTGCTAACAATCCCTGACAACTAGGATGGGACTAAACTTTCCACACTCCTCTTGTCATGAAAGGAGCATATGAGCCTCTAGGATTTCAGGAGTTATTGGAAATAATAAATAGTCAAGAGACCCAATAATTCCAGCAATCCATCACTGATCCCAAAGGTAGATAGAGTTTGCCTATAGTTTTATAACATTGTTTATATACCGA
This region includes:
- the LOC123396786 gene encoding serine/threonine-protein kinase SAPK9-like; its protein translation is MERGTMGDVPVMLDGDRYELVRSIGSGNFGVARLMRNRASGELVAVKYIDRGEKIDENVQREIINHRSLRHPNIIRFKEVILTPTHLAIVMEYASGGELFDRICTAGRFSVDEARFFFQQLISGVSYCHSMQVCHRDLKLENTLLDGSTTPRLKICDFGYSKSSVLHSQPKSTVGTPAYIAPEVLIKKEYDGKIADVWSCGVTLYVMLVGAYPFEDPENPKNFKMTIQKILGVQYSIPDYIHIPMDCRNLLSRIFVANPATRITIPEIKNHPWFLKNLPADLMDGPTVSNQYEEPDQPMQNMNEIMQIMAEATIPAASALGINKFLPDGLDLDDDMDDLDSDLDIDMDSSGEIVYAM